The following proteins are co-located in the Vigna angularis cultivar LongXiaoDou No.4 chromosome 2, ASM1680809v1, whole genome shotgun sequence genome:
- the LOC128195315 gene encoding uncharacterized protein LOC128195315, translating to MATTEAQVLLKLVVNKDTNKVLFAEAKKDLVDILCSFLTLPLGTIIRLVEYESNKGPVTIGSLNSLYHSVAALDDRNLWRQGYNKEMLLRPRNTAADFCNTLKVNIDDTPPRQTFVSPGSFSESSQNGFVHDVAIFVITDDLILMPKPVDYPRLAILRDLGIKGPFSLKEITVDVTKKKVLDLLKCSLLSKSCLTDLLLENKTLIQRPTFFSGSVENNSEITFPLKLFIRKSDGKVLYGLGPKEIADMLFSFLTFPLGGIVRKLGGNSCVGSIDGLYKSIVDMNDELYFMSRLTKNRLVDPYLLLLMPLIRFESSTTNEGNERMFVVTDDLVVTQSSPTSDSNLISGFDTCSLDLKEKVVSIGLVECLNILKASMTSTSALTTGLAHLLSEFIGCSSHDDASPSHDDASPSHDACLLDGVPSAEEIASSSSSDESDSACSSDGSDSASSFVFI from the exons ATGGCTACTACTGAAGCGCAAGTGTTATTGAAACTTGTAGTGAACAAAGACACCAACAAAGTGTTATTTGCCGAAGCTAAGAAAGACTTGGTAGATATCTTATGTAGCTTCTTAACCCTACCTTTAGGAACCATCATCAGACTTGTGGAATACGAGTCCAACAAGGGTCCAGTAACAATAGGTTCTCTCAATTCACTCTATCATAGTGTGGCAGCTCTTGACGACAGGAATCTGTGGAGACAGGGATATAATAAGGAAATGCTATTGCGTCCCAGGAACACGGCCGCAGATTTTTGCAATACTCTTAAGGTTAACATTGATGACACTCCCCCCAGACAAACATTTGTCTCTCCTGGCTCTTTCTCGGAATCTTCACAGAATGGATTTGTCCACGATGTTGCCATTTTTGTCATCACTGATGATCTCATTCTAATGCCAAAACCTGTGGACTATCCAAGATTGGCTATACTACGCGATTTGGGAATCAAAGGTCCGTTTTCATTGAAGGAAATTACAGTGGATGTCACCaagaaaaag GTACTGGATTTGTTGAAGTGTTCTCTCCTTTCCAAATCATGTTTGACAGATCTGCttttagaaaacaaaacacTCATTCAGAGGCCAACGTTTTTCTCAGGTAGTGTTGAGAATAATAGCGAGATCACATTCCCATTGAagctatttataagaaaatcgGATGGCAAAGTTTTGTATGGTCTTGGGCCCAAAGAAATCGCAGACATGCTTTTTAGTTTTCTGACCTTTCCTTTGGGAGGAATTGTGCGTAAGTTGGGAGGAAATAGCTGTGTGGGCAGCATCGATGGATTATACAAAAGCATTGTTGATATGAATGATGAGTTATATTTCATGTCAAGATTAACAAAAAACAGGCTTGTTGATCCTTACTTGCTCCTTTTGATGCCCCTGATTCGTTTTGAATCATCGACAACTAATGAAGGTAATGAGAGGATGTTTGTTGTTACCGATGATTTGGTCGTAACACAATCATCTCCCACTTCAGATTCAAATTTAATCTCTGGTTTCGATACTTGTTCCCTTGATCTGAAGGAAAAGGTTGTCAGCATTGGGCTCGTGGAG TGTCTTAATATACTGAAAGCATCGATGACGTCGACATCTGCTCTCACAACTGGTCTCGCTCACTTGTTATCTGAATTTATTGGATGTTCATCACACGATGATGCGTCTCCATCACACGATGATGCGTCTCCATCACACGATGCATGTTTATTAGACGGTGTGCCTTCAGCAGAAGAAATCGCCAGTTCATCTTCATCAGACGAATCAGACAGTGCGTGTTCATCAGACGGATCAGACAGTGCGAGTTCATTCGTGTTCATCTGA